From the Quercus lobata isolate SW786 chromosome 6, ValleyOak3.0 Primary Assembly, whole genome shotgun sequence genome, one window contains:
- the LOC115994569 gene encoding exosome complex exonuclease RRP44 homolog A, with protein sequence MLHSKTFVKKTRGGKVNKQVREHYLRDDIYCGAPICKLCDSSAARLSPSASTILVLDTNVVLNQIDLLENPAIDDVVMLSVVLDEVKNKNMGVYNRVRALCSNSLRRFFVFANEHHKDTFVKEMAKESKNDRNDRAIRVAAQWYQSHLGGAARVLLITNDKENKRKAIAEGISAETIESYVKSLDRPDLLDLVVQPSSEDVEMEEVEDLRPSKRKVIYTEHKPMSEITSGLHRGIYHQGKLRVNRYNPFEAYVGSESIGDEIIIYGRTNMNRAFDGDIVAVELLPQDQWHEEKSLSIADEEDEEEDVHLVPSSADDAPRTTNLVQGSAGDTNAVSSRPSGCVVGIIKRNWHSYCGSLEPMPMPAGSGGTAHALFVSKDRRIPKIRIHTRQLENLLDKRIIVAVDSWDRLSRYPSGHYVRTIGEIGDRDTESEVVLIENDINSRPFSSQVLACLPPLPWSVSSEDLANPIRQDLRDLRVFSVDPPGCKDIDDALHCTALPSGNFEVGVHIADVTNFVHPGSPLDDEASQRGTSVYLVERRIDMLPKPLTEDICSLRSDVERLAFSVIWEMTPEADIISTRYTKSVIKSCAALSYIEAQARMDDSRLMDPLTTDLRNMNVLAKKMRSRRIERGALTLASAEVKFQIDTETHDPLDIGMYQIREANQMVEEFMLAANVAVADKILKHFSLCSLLRRHPSPTREMLEPLLRTAAAVGLNLDVSSSKALAESLDHAVGDDPYFNKLIRILATRCMTQAVYFCSGDLSPPEYHHYGLAAPLYTHFTSPIRRYADVIVHRLLSASLGIYKLPSIFQDRPHLTSIADNLNYRHRNAQMASRASVELHTLIYFRKRPTDTEARVVKIRSNGFIVFVPKYGIEGPVYLTTRSEKGGGEWFVDEQQQKIKKMDGSLSYSVLQTVRIHMEVVEPQPNRPKLQLTLT encoded by the exons ATGTTGCACAGCAAGACCTTCGTCAAGAAAACCAGAGGCGGCAAAGTTAAcaag CAAGTAAGAGAGCACTATCTGAGAGACGATATATACTGTGGAGCTCCTATTTGCAAACTCTGCGATTCCTCAGCTGCTCGCTTGAGTCCTTCTGCTTCCACCATTCTCGTTCTCGACACCAATGTCGTTCTCAACCAg ATTGATTTGCTTGAGAACCCGGCGATTGACGATGTGGTCATGCTATCGGTGGTGCTGGACGAGGTTAAGAACAAGAACATGGGTGTCTACAATAGAGTTAGAGCTCTCTGCAGCAATTCCTTAAGGAGATTTTTCGTCTTTGCTAATGAACACCATAA GGATACTTTTGTCAAGGAAATGGCtaaagaaagtaaaaatgaTCGAAATGATAGAG CAATACGGGTGGCTGCTCAGTGGTATCAGAGTCATCTTGGTGGTGCAGCTCGCGTTTTACTTATAACTAATGATAAGGAGAATAAAAGGAAAGCTATTGCAGAGGGCATTTCTGCAGAGACAA TTGAGTCATACGTGAAATCATTGGATCGACCTGATTTGCTTGACCTGGTAGTGCAACCTTCATCAGAAGATGTCGAAATGGAAGAAGTTGAAGATTTGAGACCGTCAAAGAGGAAAGTCATTTATACAGAG CACAAGCCCATGTCTGAGATTACTTCTGGTTTGCATCGTGGAATTTACCATCAAGGAAAGCTTCGTGTTAACCGTTATAATCCATTTGAAGCTTATGTTGGGAGTGAGAGTATCGGTGatgaaataattatatatgGGCGTACAAACATGAATAGGGCTTTTGATGGTGATATAGTGGCAGTAGAACTTCTGCCCCAAGACCAGTGGCATGAGGAGAAGTCTCTATCCATAGCAGATGAAG aggatgaagaagaagatgttcATCTGGTTCCAAGTAGCGCTGATGATGCTCCTAGAACTACCAATCTAGTGCAAGGTTCTGCTGGAGACACAAATGCTGTCTCATCTCGTCCGTCCGGCTGTGTTGTTGGTATTATAAAGCGGAACTGGCATTC TTATTGTGGATCTTTGGAGCCAATGCCTATGCCTGCAGGTAGTGGTGGTACAGCCCATGCCTTATTTGTCTCCAAAGATCGCAGAATTCCTAAGATTCGAATCCATACCCGGCAGCTTGAGAATCTTCTCGACAAGAGAATTATTGTGGCAGTTGATTCTTGGGATCGTCTTTCTCGATATCCTTCTGGACACTATGTACGGACCATAGGAGAAATAGGTGATAGAGATACTGAAAGTGAG GTGGTCTTGATAGAGAATGATATAAACTCGAGACCGTTTTCTTCTCAAGTTCTAGCATGCTTGCCACCATTGCCATGGTCAGTATCTTCTGAAGATTTGGCAAATCCTATTAGGCAGGATTTGAGAGATTTGCGTGTCTTTAGTGTGGATCCCCCAG GATGCAAAGATATTGACGATGCACTACACTGTACAGCTCTTCCAAGTGGAAATTTTGAAGTTGGAGTTC ATATTGCTGATGTAACCAATTTTGTGCACCCTGGCTCCCCACTTGATGATGAGGCTTCACAAAGGGGCACATCTGTCTACCTTGTTGAGCGACGAATTGACATGCTTCCAAAACCTCTAACAGAAG ACATATGTTCTCTTCGGTCTGACGTGGAAAGACTAGCCTTTTCTGTTATTTGG GAAATGACACCTGAAGCGGATATTATTTCTACAAGATATACGAAAAGTGTGATAAAATCTTGCGCAGCATTGTCTTACATTGAAGCTCAGGCGAGGATGGATGACAG TCGATTGATGGATCCATTAACAACAGATTTGAGAAATATGAATGTTTTGGCAAAG AAAATGAGGTCTAGGCGTATTGAGAGAGGAGCCTTAACTCTAGCCTCTGCTGAagtcaaatttcaaattgacACTGAAACTCATGACCCTCTAGATATTG GTATGTACCAGATTCGGGAAGCAAACCAAATGGTGGAGGAGTTTATGCTTGCTGCCAATGTTGCAGTTGCAGACAAAATCCTTAAACACTTTTCTTTGTGTTCACTATTAAG GCGCCATCCTAGTCCAACCAGGGAGATGCTTGAACCTTTGCTGCGGACAGCTGCTGCTGTTGGCCTCAACTTGGATGTCTCGTCATCAAAAGCATTGGCTGAGTCACTTGATCATGCTGTG GGTGATGATCCATACTTTAATAAGCTGATCAGGATATTGGCAACTAGATGCATGACACAG GCAGTTTATTTCTGTAGTGGGGATCTCAGTCCTCCAGAATATCATCACTATGGGCTTGCAGCACCTCTTTATACTCATTTCACTTCCCCTATTAGGAGATATGCAG ACGTCATTGTACACCGTCTGCTTTCTGCATCTTTAGGGATATACAAGCTTCCATCAATATTCCAAGACAGACCCCATCTAACTAGTATCGCTGACA ATTTAAATTATCGACATAGAAATGCCCAGATGGCGAGCAGGGCCTCAGTAGAGCTGCATACTCTCATCTACTTCAGAAAACG GCCCACAGACACAGAGGCCAGAGTAGTGAAGATAAGATCCAATGGCTTTATTGTTTTTGTGCCAAA GTATGGTATAGAAGGCCCCGTGTACTTGACAACAAGAAGCGAGAAGGGTGGTGGGGAATGGTTTGTAGATGAGCAACAGCAGAAGATTAAAAAGATGGATGGTAGCCTCTCTTATAGTGTTCTGCAGACGGTAAGAATCCACATGGAGGTTGTGGAGCCACAGCCCAACCGGCCAAAACTCCAGCTCACCCTTACTTAG
- the LOC115995061 gene encoding protein PIN-LIKES 7-like, whose product MGFWTLFEVASMPILQILLISILGAFMATEYLNLLPADARKSLNKIVFMVFTPSLMFANLAKTVTLQDIISWWFMPVNIGLTFLFGGILGWVAVKILRPKPHLEGLIIATCSSGNLGNLLLIIVPAICNEDGSPFGERSNCSSVGLSYASFSMALGGFFIWTYTYQLIRTSSNKLKALQATEKISKTPNNDLSADAETQLLKGEDQERVAIIVSSIKSIEDSEDQVIVAQGSASGLEKENLSFWTKLIGFLHQILEELLAPPTLGAIVGLIFGAITWLRNLIIGSAAPLRVIQDSIQLLGDGTIPCITLILGGNLTQGLRSSRMKPSVIIGVLLVRYVLLPAIGIWVVKAAATLGFLPSDPLYRFVLMIQFTLPPAMNIGTMTQLFDVAQEECSILFLWTYLVAALALTVWSTIYMWILS is encoded by the exons ATGGGTTTTTGGACACTCTTTGAGGTGGCATCCATGCCAATCTTACAAATCCTCCTAATCAGTATATTGGGAGCATTCATGGCAACTGAATATCTAAATCTTCTACCTGCCGATGCTCGAAAATCCTTGAATAAG ATTGTCTTTATGGTGTTCACTCCCTCACTCATGTTTGCGAATCTGGCCAAGACTGTTACGCTCCAAGACATTATTTCATG GTGGTTTATGCCAGTAAACATCGGGCTTACCTTTTTATTTGGAGGAATTCTTGGATGGGTAGCTGTAAAAATATTGAGGCCTAAGCCTCATCTGGAAGGCCTTATCATTGCTACATGTTCATCAG GAAACTTGGGAAACCTTCTCCTTATCATTGTCCCTGCAATCTGTAATGAGGACGGGAGTCCATTTGGTGAACGTAGTAATTGTAGCTCTGTTGGACTATCATATGCATCTTTCTCCATGGCG CTGGGTGGTTTCTTCATCTGGACCTATACTTACCAGCTGATACGAACCTCATCCAATAAACTCAAAGCACTACAAGCAACTGAGAAGATCTCAAAGACACCTAATAATGATTTAAGTGCTGATGCGGAAACTCAACTTCTCAAGGGAGAAGATCAAGAACGTGTTGCTATAATTGTATCATCAATCAAGTCTATTGAAGACTCTGAGGACCAAGTA ATTGTAGCCCAAGGATCAGCCAGTGGactggaaaaggaaaatttgtCATTCTGGACTAAACTAATTGGATTTCTTCACCAGATTCTTGAGGAGCTATTGGCACCTCCAACACTAGGAGCT ATTGTGGGACTCATCTTTGGGGCAATTACATGGCTGAGAAACCTAATAATTGGAAGTGCTGCCCCCCTGCGGGTGATCCAAGACTCCATTCAATTACTTGG GGATGGGACAATTCCTTGTATCACTCTTATACTAGGAGGCAACCTCACTCAAG GCCTACGCTCGTCTAGAATGAAGCCGTCAGTCATCATTGGAGTGCTTTTAGTTCGGTACGTTCTACTTCCTGCAATCGGTATTTGGGTTGTTAAAGCAGCTGCAACTCTTGGCTTCCTCCCCTCAGACCCTTTGTACCGCTTTGTGTTAATGATTCAGTTCACCCTGCCTCCTGCCATGAATATTG GAACCATGACCCAACTGTTTGATGTGGCTCAAGAAGAGTGTTCAATTCTATTTCTATGGACATACTTGGTTGCGGCACTTGCACTCACAGTTTGGTCAACAATCTACATGTGGATTTTGTCTTGA
- the LOC115993890 gene encoding uncharacterized protein LOC115993890: MAAAALPTCFSPNQTHFLSGSLKPTDRCLLNISTCDPSLTPGFQRKAKLTTSKTPFTVRAGADGGRPNTASIFVGGFVLGGMVVGTLGCIYAPQISKALAGADRKDLMRKLPKFIYDEEKALERTRKILTEKIAQLNSAIDDVSAQLHGDDAPNGAAVNSDEVGASM, translated from the exons ATGGCCGCTGCTGCTCTACCTACTTGTTTCTCTCCAAATCAAACCCACTTCTTATCCG GTTCTTTGAAGCCAACTGACCGATGTCTTTTGAATATTAGCACCTGTGATCCATCTCTAACTCCTGGTTTTCAGCGTAAAGCAAAACTTACTACATCTAAAACCCCTTTTACAGTTCGAGCAGG TGCGGATGGTGGAAGACCAAATACTGCAAGTATCTTTGTTGGGGGCTTTGTGTTGGGAGGCATGGTTGTTGGGACACTAGGCTGCATATATGCACCCCAG AtaagcaaggcacttgctggaGCTGACAGAAAAGATCTGATGAGGAAGTtgccaaaatttatatatgatgagGAGAAAGCTTTGGAG AGAACCCGCAAAATATTAACGGAGAAGATTGCTCAGTTGAATTCAGCCATAGACGATGTTTCTGctcagcttcatggagatgatgCCCCTAATGGAGCTGCAGTGAATTCAGATGAAGTTGGAGCTTCAATGTAA